A region from the Desulfomarina profundi genome encodes:
- a CDS encoding OmpP1/FadL family transporter has translation MATLTYRSHIDLEFDDKAKLNLMGNHMTLDTTVDVPLPAVFALSVAYDVLDNLNVELTWDRTFWSEYEVLDFDFTPTIPGNPFETPVPKNWDDTDTFRIGLTYGINDTVTLMGGFGYDNNPVPAETIGFELPDSDAWIYSLGMQYKVNEKIELGIAALYAYKETRKIEVNPNDVIYGEFTNASAFFITAGINYSF, from the coding sequence TTGGCCACTCTCACCTATCGCTCTCATATTGATCTTGAATTTGATGATAAAGCAAAATTGAATCTGATGGGTAATCATATGACCCTCGATACCACAGTTGATGTGCCTTTACCTGCAGTGTTTGCCCTGTCAGTTGCCTATGATGTACTGGATAATCTTAATGTGGAACTTACCTGGGATAGGACTTTCTGGTCAGAGTATGAAGTCCTTGATTTCGATTTTACACCTACAATTCCAGGCAATCCGTTTGAAACTCCTGTACCAAAGAACTGGGATGATACCGATACCTTTCGTATTGGCCTGACTTATGGAATCAATGATACTGTTACTCTAATGGGTGGTTTTGGCTATGACAATAATCCGGTCCCGGCAGAAACGATAGGTTTTGAACTGCCCGATTCGGATGCCTGGATCTATTCTCTGGGCATGCAATACAAAGTAAACGAGAAAATAGAGCTCGGAATTGCCGCTCTGTATGCCTATAAAGAGACTCGAAAAATAGAGGTAAATCCGAATGATGTAATATATGGTGAATTTACCAATGCCTCGGCATTTTTTATTACCGCCGGTATAAATTACAGCTTTTAA
- a CDS encoding aldo/keto reductase, protein MGGEGVLRTYGKLNAAKLVIEEALRQNITYFDCARVYSDSEIYYGATWENNPELRQNIFQTSKSASRDRKGAMADLSASLQRLKTDYLDLWQIHDVRTEEDLAAISGPGGALDAFIAARENGIVKNIGVTGHHDPRILTKAVEQWPVDTVLLPVNPAEQAIGGFLTHTLETARDKGVATIGMKVLGAGHYINPSLGLTADVLIRYALSCGVTLVIVGCSSPKEVRELSKASLPPHLTEAEKAQITEMFTPHARHNAFYRRVK, encoded by the coding sequence TTGGGTGGAGAAGGTGTCCTGCGAACCTACGGCAAACTGAATGCGGCAAAACTGGTGATTGAAGAGGCGTTGCGACAGAACATCACCTACTTCGACTGTGCCAGAGTATACTCTGACAGTGAAATATATTATGGAGCCACCTGGGAAAACAATCCAGAACTTCGTCAAAACATATTCCAGACCTCCAAATCAGCCTCCCGTGACAGGAAAGGTGCCATGGCAGACTTATCCGCATCACTGCAACGACTCAAGACAGATTATCTGGATCTCTGGCAAATCCATGATGTACGGACAGAAGAAGACCTGGCGGCCATCTCCGGTCCCGGCGGTGCACTGGACGCCTTCATTGCAGCAAGGGAAAACGGGATAGTAAAAAACATTGGTGTCACAGGACATCACGATCCTCGAATACTCACAAAAGCAGTGGAACAGTGGCCGGTTGATACTGTTCTGCTGCCTGTGAACCCGGCAGAACAGGCAATCGGCGGATTCCTTACCCATACCCTGGAAACCGCCCGGGACAAAGGGGTGGCAACCATCGGAATGAAAGTACTTGGAGCAGGTCATTATATAAACCCCTCACTCGGTCTCACGGCTGATGTACTCATTCGCTACGCCCTCTCCTGCGGAGTTACGCTGGTAATAGTTGGCTGCTCATCCCCGAAAGAGGTTCGTGAGCTCTCAAAGGCATCTTTACCACCACATTTAACTGAAGCGGAAAAAGCACAGATTACAGAAATGTTTACTCCCCATGCACGGCACAATGCTTTTTACAGGAGAGTGAAATAG
- a CDS encoding ExeA family protein, translating into MNNKRLLALFGLKWNPFLPNIPVHSLWPAPGIDTFLFQIENLVMDGGFALMAGEPGLGKSKNLQYLSHKLERLENVVVGVMERPQSSIADFYREMGDLFGVNLTPSNRYGGFKALRERWRQHITSTLFRPILLIDEAQEMVTCNLNELRLMGSAQFDSECLLTVILCGDLTLPERFRSNNLLALGSRIRFRRILSPYDKKELRNYLEYCLKQAGAPQLMTKPLMSALVEHSAGNLRLLNVMAAELLTTAAQRELTQLDEQLFLEMYSPTPQKKRSR; encoded by the coding sequence ATGAATAATAAGCGTCTTCTTGCACTGTTCGGTCTGAAATGGAATCCGTTTCTTCCCAACATTCCAGTACACTCTTTATGGCCGGCACCGGGAATAGATACCTTCCTCTTTCAAATTGAAAATCTGGTCATGGATGGCGGATTCGCACTCATGGCCGGAGAACCCGGGCTTGGTAAATCAAAAAATCTTCAATATCTTTCCCATAAACTTGAACGGTTGGAAAACGTCGTGGTTGGTGTTATGGAAAGACCTCAATCAAGTATTGCAGACTTTTACCGTGAGATGGGGGATCTCTTTGGTGTCAATCTTACCCCATCCAACAGATACGGTGGATTTAAAGCTCTCCGGGAAAGGTGGCGACAGCATATTACATCAACTTTGTTCAGACCAATACTCCTGATTGACGAGGCTCAGGAAATGGTGACCTGTAACCTCAATGAATTGCGGTTGATGGGGAGTGCTCAGTTTGATTCAGAATGTTTACTGACTGTTATTCTTTGCGGGGATCTCACTCTTCCTGAACGTTTTCGGAGCAATAATCTTCTTGCTCTGGGAAGTCGTATCAGGTTTAGAAGAATACTTTCACCATATGACAAAAAAGAACTGAGAAATTATCTGGAGTATTGTCTGAAACAAGCCGGAGCACCTCAGTTAATGACAAAACCACTTATGTCGGCACTTGTGGAACATAGTGCCGGCAATTTGAGACTACTCAATGTCATGGCAGCAGAACTGCTTACCACCGCAGCGCAACGTGAGCTTACTCAGCTTGATGAACAACTCTTTCTGGAAATGTATTCCCCCACACCACAAAAAAAAAGATCACGTTAA
- a CDS encoding lysophospholipid acyltransferase family protein, whose protein sequence is MRGIQYQNGIYRTPAKQLSFFGKMLPSLSFYSRFLLIVASAGWKAKQGKYDSGSWIDSSLDVLLRLENAGIRVEISGIENLLELNEPVVIIGNHMSMMETLLLPGIIQPLMEVTFVVKQSLLDYPVFKYVMRSRNPIAVSRTNPRSDLKVVMTDGVERLKNGISVIVFPQTTRSQDFDAKQMSSIGVKLAKKACVNVVPLALKTDAWQNGRMVKDFGRLDVKKTAYFSFGKSLRVEGKGNEEQAAINNFIAEKLRGWQK, encoded by the coding sequence ATGCGCGGAATTCAATATCAAAACGGGATATACAGGACACCGGCAAAACAATTATCCTTTTTCGGTAAAATGTTGCCGTCACTTTCTTTTTACAGCCGGTTTCTCCTGATTGTCGCCAGTGCCGGCTGGAAGGCAAAACAGGGGAAATATGACAGCGGCTCGTGGATCGACAGCAGTCTCGATGTGTTGCTCAGGTTGGAAAATGCAGGTATCCGTGTGGAGATCAGTGGTATTGAAAATCTGCTGGAGTTGAATGAGCCTGTTGTTATCATAGGAAACCACATGAGTATGATGGAAACGTTACTGCTTCCTGGAATTATTCAACCGCTGATGGAGGTGACTTTTGTCGTCAAGCAGAGCCTTCTGGACTATCCGGTGTTTAAATATGTCATGCGCTCCAGAAATCCAATTGCGGTCAGCAGAACGAATCCACGAAGTGATTTAAAGGTTGTAATGACAGATGGGGTTGAGAGGCTGAAAAACGGAATCTCCGTAATTGTTTTCCCTCAGACTACAAGATCACAGGACTTTGACGCAAAACAGATGAGTTCTATTGGCGTGAAGCTTGCCAAAAAAGCCTGCGTAAACGTTGTCCCTCTGGCATTGAAAACTGATGCATGGCAGAATGGGCGCATGGTGAAAGATTTCGGTAGACTTGACGTGAAAAAAACAGCGTATTTTTCTTTTGGTAAATCGTTGCGGGTTGAAGGAAAAGGCAATGAAGAGCAGGCTGCCATTAATAATTTTATAGCAGAAAAACTCCGGGGCTGGCAAAAATAA
- a CDS encoding nucleotide pyrophosphohydrolase, producing MNNLTSLKQKLRTFSEDRDWDQFHSPKNLSMALIVEVAELVEHFQWLTEEQSRTLSEEKLGEVKEELADILIYLVRLADTLDVDILRAAGEKIEKNRTRYPIEKAKGNADKYTKFD from the coding sequence ATGAACAATTTAACAAGTCTGAAACAAAAATTACGAACTTTCTCTGAAGATCGTGACTGGGATCAGTTCCATTCACCCAAAAACCTGTCCATGGCACTTATTGTTGAAGTGGCCGAGCTGGTGGAACATTTTCAATGGCTCACGGAAGAACAGAGCAGAACACTGTCAGAGGAGAAACTCGGTGAAGTAAAAGAGGAACTGGCTGATATTCTGATCTATCTTGTCCGTCTTGCCGATACGCTGGACGTTGACATCCTGCGGGCAGCTGGAGAAAAAATCGAGAAAAACCGAACCAGGTATCCAATAGAAAAAGCAAAAGGTAACGCTGATAAATATACAAAGTTCGATTAA
- a CDS encoding response regulator has product MTKKKILFIDDEPNILSGLKRMLRSIRKEFHLEFTESGKKALEIMEKHDFDVVVSDMRMPGMDGATLLAEIQKRYPYSIRIMLSGQANEESIMRTVGVVHQFLAKPCDPEYLKAVLLRVCALHDLMAHPSLKEMVSQLDTLPSLPKVYAKLRQAIANPDVPVSEIAAIIEEDMAMSAKVLQLVNSAFFGLFQKVESPARAVNLLGIDTVKNLVLGVGAFTEIKASSKVFPVKELWSHSLIVGNCAKKIAMTQSEDNDLIDNSFIAGLLHDIGKLVMLAKMDKLYEKTTLLAGEEGISLRSAEKRIFNAVHDDFGAYLMGLWGMPGPVIEAIGFHHRLDNYPDNKFSPAIAVHLANAFYYEKYPDTITTAPHAVNIPHLEAIGLSDNIEQWRELCSEILEQEGEL; this is encoded by the coding sequence ATGACGAAGAAAAAAATTCTCTTTATCGACGACGAACCCAATATCCTATCCGGATTAAAGCGAATGCTCCGCTCCATTCGGAAAGAATTCCATCTTGAATTTACCGAAAGTGGCAAAAAAGCTCTCGAAATCATGGAAAAGCATGATTTTGATGTAGTAGTATCAGATATGCGCATGCCCGGAATGGATGGTGCAACGCTGCTCGCGGAAATACAGAAACGGTATCCATATTCCATAAGAATTATGCTGTCCGGCCAGGCCAATGAAGAGTCAATAATGAGAACCGTGGGGGTTGTCCATCAGTTTCTCGCCAAACCGTGTGATCCGGAATACCTGAAAGCCGTCCTGCTGCGGGTCTGCGCCCTGCACGACCTTATGGCCCATCCCAGTCTCAAGGAAATGGTCTCACAGCTGGATACCCTCCCCAGCCTTCCGAAAGTCTATGCAAAACTTCGACAGGCAATTGCCAACCCGGATGTCCCGGTCTCTGAAATCGCTGCAATCATCGAAGAAGACATGGCCATGTCTGCAAAAGTACTGCAACTGGTCAACTCAGCTTTTTTCGGTCTTTTCCAGAAGGTGGAAAGCCCGGCCAGGGCGGTAAATCTTCTTGGTATTGATACGGTTAAAAACCTGGTTCTCGGAGTTGGCGCCTTTACCGAAATAAAAGCATCTTCAAAAGTATTCCCTGTAAAAGAACTCTGGTCCCACAGCCTGATAGTCGGCAATTGCGCAAAAAAAATTGCCATGACCCAGTCAGAAGATAATGATCTGATTGACAACAGTTTTATCGCGGGCCTGCTTCATGACATAGGAAAGCTTGTCATGCTGGCAAAGATGGACAAACTGTATGAAAAAACCACCCTGCTGGCCGGAGAGGAAGGTATCAGCCTCCGCTCTGCGGAAAAACGTATCTTTAACGCTGTACATGACGACTTTGGCGCCTACCTCATGGGGTTGTGGGGAATGCCCGGACCGGTCATTGAAGCCATAGGATTTCACCACAGGCTGGACAATTACCCTGACAATAAGTTCAGTCCGGCAATCGCTGTACACCTTGCCAATGCCTTTTATTATGAAAAATACCCGGATACAATTACCACAGCTCCACATGCAGTTAATATTCCCCACCTCGAGGCAATCGGACTGAGTGACAACATTGAACAATGGCGTGAATTATGCTCTGAAATACTGGAGCAGGAAGGCGAATTATAA
- a CDS encoding DDE-type integrase/transposase/recombinase encodes MNKNSESRLHSWAQLRFSIIGGLLASPPEPGELGRKLKILASRRYQHPCKDGFVTFGASTIERWYYKALNGNDPVGDMERKPRSDLGKKTALSAQMLIELGKQYCSFPHWSYRLHTDNLLALIEEKPELGKPPSYASVRRRMKERGWYKKRSPRNKTKGQYKAEEHLEQMEVRSYEASHVHGLWHLDFHKGKLRVADSNGEWHTPIALCILDDCSRLCCHIQWYYQETAEVLHHGMLQAFMKRGLPRSLMTDNGAAMIARETTNGLLGLSIKHDRTLPYSPYQNGKQESFWGQLEGRLMSMLSRVEPLTLETLNYATQAWSEMEYNRKRHQEINCSPVEKMLAGPDGARPAPEREKMVFSFTVQENRAQRKSDSTLQIKGVRFEVPSRFRHFDRLYVRYQSWNLCHAWLVDERDSTLLAKIYPQDKIKNSDGLRRTLAPLVALPEADIDTDPYPPLLRKLLADYAATGLPPAFIPMEADHE; translated from the coding sequence ATGAACAAGAATAGCGAGTCCCGCCTGCATTCCTGGGCACAACTCCGTTTTTCCATCATAGGAGGACTGCTTGCCAGTCCTCCCGAGCCGGGAGAACTTGGCAGAAAACTTAAAATACTTGCGAGCCGACGGTATCAGCACCCATGCAAAGATGGGTTTGTTACCTTTGGTGCTTCCACCATTGAGCGTTGGTACTACAAAGCGTTGAACGGTAACGATCCTGTGGGAGATATGGAACGAAAACCCCGTTCAGATCTCGGGAAGAAAACAGCTCTTTCTGCGCAGATGCTGATCGAACTCGGGAAACAGTATTGCAGCTTTCCCCATTGGAGTTATCGGCTCCATACCGACAATCTTCTGGCATTAATTGAAGAAAAGCCAGAGCTGGGTAAACCTCCATCTTATGCCAGTGTTCGCCGACGCATGAAAGAAAGAGGGTGGTACAAGAAGCGGTCACCCCGTAACAAAACCAAAGGACAATACAAGGCAGAAGAACATCTTGAACAGATGGAAGTAAGAAGTTACGAGGCGTCCCATGTCCACGGACTTTGGCATCTGGATTTCCATAAGGGCAAACTACGGGTAGCTGATAGTAACGGAGAATGGCATACTCCGATAGCACTCTGCATACTTGATGACTGTTCCCGATTATGTTGCCATATCCAGTGGTATTATCAGGAAACAGCGGAAGTGTTGCATCATGGTATGTTGCAGGCCTTTATGAAACGGGGATTACCCCGCAGTTTAATGACGGATAATGGTGCGGCAATGATCGCCCGCGAAACAACAAATGGCCTACTGGGCTTGAGCATAAAACACGACCGGACATTGCCGTATAGTCCTTATCAAAATGGCAAACAGGAATCCTTCTGGGGACAGTTGGAAGGACGGCTGATGTCCATGCTGTCACGGGTAGAACCCTTGACGCTTGAGACGTTGAATTATGCCACACAGGCCTGGTCGGAGATGGAGTATAACCGAAAACGCCACCAGGAGATCAACTGTTCCCCTGTGGAGAAAATGCTGGCGGGACCAGATGGTGCACGCCCTGCTCCTGAGCGTGAAAAGATGGTTTTTTCTTTTACTGTTCAGGAAAATCGTGCCCAGCGAAAAAGTGACTCTACTTTACAGATCAAAGGTGTTCGATTTGAAGTTCCATCCAGGTTCCGCCACTTTGACCGACTATATGTACGATATCAAAGCTGGAATCTTTGCCACGCCTGGCTGGTAGACGAGAGAGATTCAACTTTGCTTGCGAAAATTTACCCTCAGGACAAGATCAAAAACAGTGACGGATTGCGAAGAACACTGGCTCCTCTTGTGGCCTTGCCTGAAGCTGATATCGACACAGACCCCTATCCACCGCTATTGCGTAAATTACTGGCTGATTATGCAGCCACCGGACTCCCTCCTGCCTTTATTCCAATGGAGGCAGACCATGAATAA
- a CDS encoding CoA-binding protein, which yields MQNLGSLQDLSEIERVLKKVHSIAVVGLSPKENRPSNMVARYLIDKGYAIYPVNPGQTEILGRKCYPDLEAIPDHIDLVDIFRRSEDIPPVVEQAIKIGAEAVWMQQGIVNEEAAALAREKGLFVVMDRCIKVDHSSLNI from the coding sequence ATGCAGAATTTAGGATCTCTTCAAGACCTGTCGGAAATTGAACGGGTATTGAAAAAAGTTCATTCCATTGCTGTGGTCGGCTTATCTCCCAAGGAAAACAGGCCAAGTAATATGGTCGCCCGCTATCTTATTGATAAAGGATACGCCATATATCCCGTCAATCCCGGACAGACCGAAATTCTCGGAAGAAAATGTTATCCTGATCTGGAAGCAATTCCCGATCATATTGATCTTGTGGATATTTTCAGAAGGTCCGAGGATATTCCGCCGGTGGTTGAACAGGCAATAAAAATCGGCGCTGAAGCTGTGTGGATGCAGCAGGGGATAGTCAATGAAGAGGCGGCAGCTCTTGCCCGCGAGAAAGGTCTTTTTGTAGTAATGGATCGCTGCATCAAAGTCGACCATTCTTCTCTCAATATCTGA
- the glyQ gene encoding glycine--tRNA ligase subunit alpha — protein MNFQDIIFELSTYWAEQGCVIQQPYDMEVGAGTFHPATLLRALGPEPWKSAYPQPSRRPTDGRYGENPNRLQHYYQYQVVIKPSPIDVQELYLKSLERFGLNLLDHDIRFVEDDWESPTLGASGLGWEVWLDGMEITQFTYFQQAGSIELFPTTVEITYGLERIAMYLQGVESVYDIAWNDEITYGQIFHQAEIEFSTFNFEKADVEKLLMFFNAYEEEALKLVDKKLLLPAYDYCLKCSHTFNLLDARKAISVNERTRYIGRIRNIARKVAEAYVVQREEMGHPLMQKT, from the coding sequence ATGAATTTTCAGGATATCATTTTTGAGCTCAGCACATACTGGGCGGAACAGGGATGTGTTATTCAACAACCATATGACATGGAAGTCGGAGCAGGTACCTTTCACCCTGCAACGCTTCTTCGAGCTCTTGGCCCGGAACCATGGAAATCAGCATATCCTCAACCATCACGTCGCCCCACCGACGGCAGATACGGGGAAAACCCCAATCGCCTTCAACATTACTACCAGTACCAGGTCGTTATCAAGCCATCACCCATTGATGTACAGGAGCTGTATCTGAAAAGCCTGGAACGATTTGGTCTGAACCTGCTGGATCACGATATTCGTTTTGTTGAGGACGACTGGGAGTCACCTACCCTGGGAGCATCAGGCCTGGGCTGGGAGGTCTGGCTGGACGGCATGGAAATTACCCAGTTCACTTATTTTCAACAGGCCGGATCCATCGAACTATTTCCAACCACCGTGGAGATCACCTATGGCCTGGAACGCATTGCCATGTACCTCCAGGGAGTTGAAAGCGTCTATGATATTGCCTGGAATGATGAAATAACCTACGGTCAAATTTTTCATCAGGCGGAAATCGAGTTCTCAACCTTTAACTTTGAAAAAGCTGATGTGGAAAAACTGTTGATGTTTTTTAATGCCTACGAGGAAGAAGCACTTAAACTCGTTGATAAAAAACTGCTTCTGCCGGCATATGATTACTGCCTGAAATGTTCACACACCTTTAATCTTCTTGATGCCCGAAAAGCAATAAGTGTCAATGAACGGACAAGATATATCGGCCGTATAAGAAATATAGCAAGAAAGGTTGCCGAAGCTTACGTGGTCCAGCGGGAAGAAATGGGACATCCGCTGATGCAGAAAACCTGA
- a CDS encoding type I restriction endonuclease subunit R, producing the protein MINEDQLEQICLDWFREGGYEYAFGPDIAHDGERAERADYRQVTLTGRLLAAMQEINPHIPLAVLEEAVLSVTNPESPVLIHNNRAFHRMLLEGIAVEYRDGDDTLHDHAQLIDFNNFSNNQFLVVNQFTIQGSKMNRRPDVVVFINGLPIAVIELKNPSNEQTDVWDAFNQLQTYKDDISDLFIFNEALVVSDGWTARIGSLTANKERFMPWRTIKDENDRPLLEYELEKVVRGFFDPERLLDYIRYFVIFEQEGDSVIKKIAGYHQFHAVREAVRATIIASQQPASLETGEPRATYGREVIPGSRKAGVVWHTQGSGKSISMCCYAGKLLQQPEMNNPTIVVVTDRNDLDGQLFNTFSNARELLRQTPVQAGSRDELREMLAARQAGGIIFTTVQKFSLLNDEENHPSLSQRSNIVVISDEAHRSQYGLKARLDTKTGKYIFGYAKHMRDAIPNASFIGFTGTPISLEDKDTRAVFGDYVSIYDIQDAVDDGATVPIYYESRLAKLDINREAIEELNEEVEDVIEDEEDINLRERTKSKWAALEKLVGSEPRLQEVAQDLVNHFESRTAVIPGKAMIVCMSREICAWMYDAITALRPEWHNPDPEKGTIKVVMTGSAADKPLLQPHIYNQQTKKRLEKRFKDADDPLRLVIVRDMWLTGFDAPSCHTMYVDKPMRGHNLMQAIARVNRVFKDKPGGLVVDYIGIGNELKQALKIYTDSKGKGTPTLLAEEAFSLLLEKLEVVRAMFHGFDYSDYKTNAAMLLPMAANHILGIDDGKKRFLDAMAAITKAFSLCSTLDEAGPLRKEIAFFSAIKAAIIKHTTVDKKRTEEEKNSVLKQILDNAVISEGVADIFELAGLDKPNISLLSDEFLEDVRQMPSRNLAVELLEKLLRDAIKARNRDNVVQEMKYGERLLETLRKYHNRAIETAQVIEELIQMARDFQEAMKRDEKLGLSSDEIAFYDALANNESAVRELGDEILKKIAHELTEKLRASTTVDWQVRDSVRARIRNMVRRLLKKYKYPPDKRADAIELVLKQAEKLSYAWTV; encoded by the coding sequence ATGATCAACGAAGACCAGCTTGAGCAAATCTGTCTGGATTGGTTTCGTGAGGGCGGGTATGAGTACGCCTTTGGTCCGGACATCGCCCATGACGGGGAGAGAGCGGAACGGGCAGATTACCGTCAGGTGACGCTGACTGGCCGTCTTCTTGCCGCAATGCAGGAGATTAATCCACATATTCCTCTGGCGGTTCTTGAAGAGGCAGTCCTCTCCGTCACAAATCCGGAATCGCCGGTGCTGATCCACAACAACCGTGCCTTTCATCGCATGCTTCTTGAGGGAATTGCGGTTGAATACCGTGACGGTGACGACACCCTCCACGATCACGCCCAGCTCATCGACTTTAATAATTTCAGCAATAACCAGTTCCTGGTGGTCAATCAGTTTACCATCCAGGGGAGCAAAATGAACCGCAGGCCCGATGTCGTAGTCTTTATCAACGGCCTGCCCATTGCGGTAATTGAGTTAAAGAACCCAAGTAATGAGCAGACCGATGTCTGGGACGCCTTCAACCAGCTGCAGACCTACAAGGATGATATTTCTGACCTCTTTATCTTTAACGAGGCCCTGGTAGTGAGTGATGGCTGGACAGCCAGGATCGGTTCACTGACCGCCAACAAGGAACGGTTCATGCCCTGGCGCACCATCAAGGATGAGAATGACCGGCCACTTCTTGAATATGAGCTGGAAAAAGTGGTGAGAGGTTTTTTTGATCCGGAACGGCTGCTGGATTATATCCGTTATTTTGTCATCTTTGAGCAGGAAGGTGATAGTGTTATTAAAAAGATTGCCGGATACCATCAATTCCATGCCGTGCGGGAGGCGGTACGAGCGACGATTATCGCCTCACAACAACCGGCCAGTCTGGAGACTGGTGAACCACGGGCCACTTACGGTCGAGAGGTTATACCAGGATCTCGTAAAGCGGGGGTAGTCTGGCATACACAGGGTTCCGGTAAAAGTATCTCCATGTGCTGTTATGCCGGGAAACTCCTGCAGCAGCCGGAGATGAACAACCCGACCATCGTGGTGGTTACGGATCGTAATGATTTGGATGGTCAACTCTTCAACACCTTCAGCAATGCTCGGGAGTTGCTCCGGCAGACCCCAGTGCAGGCTGGCAGCCGTGATGAACTGCGGGAGATGTTGGCGGCTCGGCAGGCTGGCGGCATCATTTTTACCACGGTGCAGAAGTTTTCTCTGTTGAATGATGAAGAAAACCACCCGAGTCTGAGTCAGCGTAGTAATATTGTAGTGATCAGTGACGAGGCTCACCGTAGCCAGTATGGCTTGAAGGCCCGGCTTGACACCAAGACCGGAAAATACATCTTCGGTTATGCCAAACACATGCGGGATGCCATCCCCAATGCTTCTTTCATCGGCTTTACCGGCACTCCGATTTCTCTTGAAGACAAAGATACCCGGGCGGTTTTTGGTGATTATGTCTCCATCTACGACATCCAGGACGCAGTGGATGACGGGGCAACAGTCCCCATTTACTATGAATCCCGGTTGGCCAAGCTCGACATCAACCGTGAGGCAATTGAAGAGCTGAACGAAGAGGTGGAAGATGTCATTGAGGATGAGGAGGACATCAATCTCCGTGAACGGACTAAATCCAAATGGGCGGCTCTTGAAAAACTGGTTGGCTCGGAGCCACGTTTGCAAGAGGTAGCTCAAGACCTGGTGAATCATTTTGAGTCACGGACTGCGGTGATCCCCGGCAAGGCAATGATCGTCTGCATGAGCAGGGAAATATGCGCCTGGATGTATGATGCCATAACTGCCTTGCGACCGGAATGGCATAATCCTGATCCTGAGAAAGGGACAATCAAGGTTGTTATGACCGGCTCTGCTGCGGATAAACCGCTTCTGCAACCTCATATTTACAATCAGCAAACCAAGAAACGACTGGAAAAACGCTTTAAAGATGCCGATGATCCCTTGAGGTTGGTGATTGTTCGTGATATGTGGCTGACCGGATTTGACGCACCCTCTTGCCATACCATGTATGTTGACAAACCTATGCGGGGCCATAATCTGATGCAGGCCATTGCCAGGGTAAATCGGGTCTTTAAGGACAAACCCGGTGGTCTGGTGGTGGATTATATCGGGATTGGTAATGAGCTGAAACAGGCTTTGAAGATCTACACCGACTCCAAGGGCAAGGGGACTCCGACTCTGCTGGCCGAAGAGGCATTTTCTCTGCTCCTTGAAAAACTGGAAGTGGTGCGGGCTATGTTTCATGGGTTTGATTACAGCGACTATAAGACCAATGCCGCGATGCTACTGCCCATGGCCGCTAACCATATTCTTGGGATTGATGATGGCAAAAAACGTTTTCTTGATGCCATGGCTGCAATCACCAAGGCCTTTTCACTGTGCAGTACCCTGGATGAAGCCGGGCCGCTTAGGAAGGAGATTGCCTTCTTTTCTGCCATTAAGGCGGCAATCATTAAACATACCACGGTTGACAAGAAAAGGACTGAGGAGGAAAAAAACTCAGTCCTTAAACAGATTCTTGATAATGCAGTCATCTCAGAGGGGGTTGCCGACATTTTTGAGTTAGCAGGGTTGGACAAGCCCAATATCAGTCTGCTGTCTGACGAGTTTCTGGAAGATGTCCGACAGATGCCGAGCAGAAACCTGGCTGTGGAATTACTGGAAAAACTGTTGCGGGATGCGATAAAGGCTCGAAACCGAGATAATGTGGTCCAGGAAATGAAATATGGAGAGAGGTTACTGGAAACCCTGCGCAAGTATCATAACCGCGCCATTGAAACTGCCCAGGTTATCGAAGAACTGATCCAGATGGCCAGGGACTTCCAGGAGGCCATGAAGCGGGATGAAAAGCTGGGTTTGTCATCGGACGAGATTGCCTTTTATGATGCCCTGGCCAATAATGAGAGTGCGGTACGAGAATTGGGTGATGAGATACTTAAAAAAATTGCCCATGAGCTTACCGAAAAACTGCGGGCCAGCACCACGGTTGACTGGCAGGTGCGCGACAGTGTCCGGGCCAGGATACGCAACATGGTCAGACGGCTGCTGAAAAAGTATAAATATCCGCCAGACAAACGTGCTGATGCTATTGAGCTGGTCTTGAAGCAGGCAGAGAAATTGTCTTATGCCTGGACGGTTTGA